The DNA window CTCCGTACCGGCGGTCGAAGCCGACGGCGATGGCCTGGCCGGTGAATGCGGTGGACATCACCGCCACGGTGAGGATCGCCGGCACGAAGACGTCGGCGCGTGCCGCCGGACCGGTGCCGAGTCCGGTGTCGACGGGCAGCAGACACAGACCGATGAGCAGGGTGATCGGGATGAACATGGTGAGCAACAGTTGTTCGCCGTTGCGCAGCAGCAGTCGGAGTTCGAGACGCGACTGGGCTGCGAGCATCGCGGCAATGCCGGCGGTCTGCGGCCGGGGCGCAAAGGTGCCGGGCGGGAAGAGTTCACCGGGCCGGGCATCGGCAGAAGGTCCGCGGGAGGTTCGGGTCATGAGCGCAGTGCCCGTCCGGTCAGGTCGAGGAACACGTCTTCGAGGCTGCGGGTCTCCACCCGCAGATCGGTGGCCAGCACGTTGATCTTGGCGCACCACGCGGTGACGGTGGCCAGGACCTGAGGGGTGACCTGCCCGACGACGAGGTAGGTGCCCGGTGTCGCTTCGGTGCACTGGTAGTCCTCGGGCAGGGCGAGCCGCAGCATCGCGAGGTCCAGCCCCCGGGGAGCGGTGAAGCGCAACTCGTTCTCGGCGCCTCGACTGGTGAGATCGGCGGGGGTACCGGCCGCAACGCAGCGGCCGCGGTCGATGATGACGACCTGGTCGGCCAGTTCCTCGGCCTCGTCCATCAGATGGGTGGTCAGCAGTACCGACACACCATCGGCGCGCAACCGGTCCACGAGTTCCCACACCACCAGCCGGGCATGGGCGTCGAGCCCGGCGGTCGGTTCGTCGAGGAAGACCATCTCGGGCCGGCCGACGATGGCGCAGGCCAGCGACAGACGCTGCTGTTGCCCACCGGAGAGGCGTCGGAACGAGGTCCGGCGGGCCTCGGTGAGGCCGAGGGCGTCCAGCAGCCAGTCGGGATCGATCGGGTCTGCGGCATAGGAGGCGACGAGGCCGAGCATCTCCTCGGCGCGGGCGCCGGGATAGGCGCCTCCGCCCTGCAACATCACCCCGATGCGGGTGCGCAGCCTGTCGTTGTCGGCGTGCGGGTCCAGCCCCAGCACCCGGACCGAACCCGCGTCGGGGGTGACGAAACCCTCGCAGATCTCCACGGTGGTCGTCTTGCCCGCCCCGTTGGGGCCGAGCAGGGCGAGGATCGAGCCGCGTTCGAGGTCGAGGTCGAGGCCGTCGACGGCGGTGTGGCGGTCGTAGCGTTTGACCAGGCCGCGAACGGTCAGCGCGGCGTTCGCGCGCGGACCGGCCGGGCGGTGGGTGGCGCGATCACCGGAGGGGCGATCGACCAGGGGATCGTCGCCGTCCAAGCGATGAGACGTTGTGCCGCGCACACAGCTCAGACTATGCGCTCGACGGCGCTGGACGAAAAACGGTGGCCGGCGATGCGACGGGATTCACGAACCCGCACCCGCACGGGACTCCTCGTGCGGGTCGGCGTCGGCCGGTGGGTGTCGTCGTCGGCGCCGCCGGGTGAACGGGTCGTCCTCGAAGAACACCGCGGTGAGCACGGCCACCATGATCACCCCGGCCAGAACACCTTGTGCCAGCACCACTCCGCTGGTGTTGGAGCTGGTCGGCATGA is part of the Gordonia bronchialis DSM 43247 genome and encodes:
- a CDS encoding ABC transporter ATP-binding protein — encoded protein: MRGTTSHRLDGDDPLVDRPSGDRATHRPAGPRANAALTVRGLVKRYDRHTAVDGLDLDLERGSILALLGPNGAGKTTTVEICEGFVTPDAGSVRVLGLDPHADNDRLRTRIGVMLQGGGAYPGARAEEMLGLVASYAADPIDPDWLLDALGLTEARRTSFRRLSGGQQQRLSLACAIVGRPEMVFLDEPTAGLDAHARLVVWELVDRLRADGVSVLLTTHLMDEAEELADQVVIIDRGRCVAAGTPADLTSRGAENELRFTAPRGLDLAMLRLALPEDYQCTEATPGTYLVVGQVTPQVLATVTAWCAKINVLATDLRVETRSLEDVFLDLTGRALRS